taactaatttaataattttatagtaaatactaattatttatctaaagtatataagataaatatagttaattagatTATTAATAGAACATATAATTtcacaattaataatatatataaatttgttcgattacaaatatgtgtgttaatgtacatataaatgatataggttcgtgaatccgaggacaaccatgtcttgttcaatgtcgtcatatgtatttttactacaaaatacaataggtgagtttcatttgcttcctttttaaatgcttttgcaatatatatttttgggactgagaatacatgcgctgtttttataactgttttacgaaatagacacaagtaattgaaactactttatatggttgaatgatcgaaatcgaatatgccccttttagtctggtaatctaagaattagggaacaaacaccctaattgacgcgaatcctaaagatagatctatcgggcccaacaagccccatccaaagtaccggatgctttagtacttcgaaatttatatcatgtccaaaggaggatcccggaatgatggggatattcttatatgtatattgtgaatgtcggttacctgtgttcaatccatatgaatgatattttgtctctatgtatgggacgcttatttatgagaaatggaaatatgaaatcttgtggtctattaagattatgaaatgattatttatgataaactaatgagctcaccaaccttttggttgacacttgaaagcatgtttattctcaggtacgaaagaaatcttccgctgtgcaataggtattacttggagtcatgcatgacatatttcaaaagacgttgcattcgagtcgttgagttcatcaagattattattaagtcaattatagttagatatattatgaaatggtatgcatgtcgtcaactttcgatgtaatgaaagattgtcttttcaaaaacgaatgcaatgtttgtaaaatgtatcatatagaggtcaagtacctcgcgatgtaatcaactgttgtgaatcatttataatcgatatggacttcgtccggatggattaggacaggtcctttcatatcttctcgctcggtgcgagttaaatttttccgagaccaccgttcaactcgaaaaaatctaatgaacacaacgggactaagtaTGCGCGAAAACgggcatcgttaaaaaaacactagataacgggccctatattctcgctgggtgcgtgcgagttaaattttcccgAGACCACTgcttaactcgaaataattttacgaacacaacgcgactaactatacgcgaaacggacatcgttaaaaaaacactaaatatttcgggctatattacatacatacacgtccaacaaacaacccaatctACTAGATATGTTAGGTACCAAAGAACGTATATCtaaattcgaccgcgcgtcgaataTAACCGCagtaacgcgcggtcgaatttgttTCTAGTTATCATCTATGTCTATGTCTAATATCTATATCTAACTCTCTTTTTTTTCCCAAAAAAATAtagtattaaattaaatattatctaAACCTTCATCAAATCAAAACAAAATAATTAATTTTGCCCTAGGCCTAAACCGGCGGTTCGCTGACTGATCGAGTGATCGACCACACTTAATTCATCTTCTTTCGTGTCTGTGTATATATCATCAAGGAAACTACAAAAATtgcatagatagatagatagatagatagttgTGAAATCGAATTAGATAATGGCTGGACAGAAGGTTTTTAAAACGAGGATATGCCTTCAGTATAGAAAAGGTCTTTGCAATCGTCACAACTGTTCTTTCGCACATGGTGACGCTGAGCTCCGtcgctataatcataataataatcataattctaaTAAACCTAATTCTTCATCCTCCTCATTTAATGGTACGAATACTGTTCACTCCCTTCAATTTCTTATCCATGTTTCCATTTATATGTTATTCATATTATTCATTCTAAATTTGTATAATAGATGTATCAGGATGTTAGGGTTTCGTATAATTGAGCCACATATAACATCCAGTGTTGTTTATTGACGAGTAATTGATTAAGTAATGACGTCATAAAATTTTGTTAGAGAATGTTGAACAAACGGTTAAGTTTGTTAATTGCAATGGTATGAGTTTTGAATAATTGTATGGGAAAAGATATGTTCTTAAAACTAGTGTTTTCTGTATTTATTCTCTTGCCTTTTTTGAATAATTGATTTGTTATGGTTCTAGGATTGGCCAAATATACGGTAACCTTATGCGGTCAATCATTATTATATAAGTGCATACAATGCTTTGAATATTATTTGCTTGGGAAGCAGAGGTCAAATCCTCAGCTACACCCTTAGATAGAACTCGTGTAATACCAACGAGAGGAATCGAGAGAAAGTGCACTCAATCAGACATGATAGATGGATTGAGTGCGATGATATTTTGTTTTTATTGCTACACCCTTATTGAGTGAGATGATATTTTATTTGCTTGGGAAGCAGAGGTCAAATTCACTCTTAGATAGAACTCGTGTAATACCAACGAGAGGAATCGAGAGAAAGTGCACTCAATCAGACAGGATAGATGGATTGAGTGCGATGATATTTTGTTTTTATTGCTAGCTTCTATCGCACTAAAGTTTATTTGCCAAACCATTGTTGGTTAGATAATAATTCGATGATAATTTTTTTGTTTGGCTAGCTTCTAACATACTACGCATGAGCAACATTGTGGAAATTTATAGGATGGATGGCTAAAGAATCAGATATAGATGATTTTTCTTTTTGTTTGATCCAATTAAATATGTGTTGTTATCATTTGATGAAGCTTATACATATATCTTATTCTCATTTTCTTATTTGAATGGTTTTTAAAGCTAATGATCTAACTATTTGTATTTGAAATTACACAAGTAGGCCCATGCCTGCATTTTGGTTGTTCCCCTGAATGGCTATTCAATCCTTGATATGTTATCTAAGGAGCTTTCAGCTCTTTAGGTTGCCGTTTCATCATGTCTTAAAATCAATCTTAAGTCAAAAAGGTTGCTGCCCATAATGCCTTTTTGAGTATATGTAGGACAGGGAACTCCCTACTTATCTTTGATTGACTAGACATATGTCATCTGTTGTCATTTTGAGACAAATAATCTACCAGAAGTTGTCTCTCATTATCAATAATCAAGTTTTTGTCTCTTGGGGACCTCATCTTCTTTTGTATTTGTGTATCTACGAAGTGAAACAACTAATTTTCCGAAGATTTGTGGCTTAGGCGTCACCAGACGTGTTTTTTCATGTATTCAAATGCTTTTCTGTAAAGTTCTCACTTGCATGCTCTGGTGGAGTTGGGCCTACTTTCTCTCTGAGCTCGCCTATTGAATGGAAGATGAAATATGTGTTATATATTTCGTCTATGACGTCAAGGAGAATTTCAGACCAAATTATGTCCATATTCTTCAAGAAAAGAATTATCTACAATCTTATTTGTTATGCAAATGTTTTCTTGATGTTGCACCTCAAACATGGATATATGCACTTCTTTTATCTATGTTAGAGGTGTATTTAATATGGACCGTGACCGCCTTTGGATCTCGAAAGAAGGCTCAATCGCCTTTCGTTATTGTTATGATGGGTCAGCTGTATCTTTGTTAATTACTGAGGGCCATATGGTTTATGTAAATTCGAATAAGCGGATTCGTCTTCAGCCTACTGGAAATATTCTTTTCATATTTTCCGCAGGGAGGCGTGATTATCGCGGTGCCGATTTACGAGAGAAGATTGGAAAACTGCGGTCCCCACCTCGTAGGAACTCGTTTGACCGCGATTCAAGAGATCGACTCACATCTCAAGGTCATAGTTCTCCAAGATTTGGTAAAAAGAGGTGCGTTTTGGATAAGGTTTTTACAGATTCATTGAGATAATCGACATTACTTTGTCATACATTTCTGTATGTCGTTTATATTAGTGACTGGGGTCAAAGAAAGAAACCGCACTTTGATGGTGAAAGTGATATTTCTGGAAGCTTGAGAGTGTCAAATGGGGCTGAACGGCAAGGCAGGGATAGAAAACCTTCATTATCAGAATCAAAGGATGATCATGATGAGCAGGTTTAACTTTTATTGAATTACAAATCACAAGTTTACTTTAGTCTTATAAAGATTGAGCTCTCAGGTCTCTTATTTTTTCGCGTTTCTTTCTAAATCCATGATTTAGTTGGAGCAAATGCGATCTGAAGTTGAAAACCTAGAAGATCACAAGCATAAATTACAGGTAAGatctttttgtttttcttttcttgagCGTTTCGACAAGCTTTTGTTTATATATCATCTGTTTTCTAAAGCAGATGTAATTCTTATAAACTGTGATGGAGGCTATCACACACtaaaattaaatttatatataaCTTCATTTCAAGTCATGTCACGTGTGTTATGTATGCAATAGGCCCTTTTTCTTGGGACtggaaaattataattatatatactttTTTATTTCCTTGTTTTTAGCATTATTGCGTATCTTATAACGAATGTGATGCTGTGTAGATGTATTTGGAAGAAAGCGTACACGAAGCAGATAGTCTAAGTTCTAAAATTGAAGAGCTTGAGAAGCAACTGTCTTCAGAGAAAGAGGAATGCAAAAGGTATTTGATGAATAATAGCCAATCTTTAATCCTTTTATACGTTATACATTTGAAATTTGAAATTTTAAGCTGTATAGTTACACTTACTGTTTTCTTGTAAAAATAACTTGTAATATGCCAGAATTTCTTCCAAGATTAGGAAGTTTGTTAAGGCAAATATTCGTCACTCAAGGATACAAGATGAACTGAAGAGGCATGATCTTTTACTATACATTTATATACTGTTTTGCACATTCTGTGAGAGCTAACccaatttatttattttgttttatcTTTTCCTTTACCTTTTAATGTTCTAATTTTCTTATAGGTCACAAGCTCATCTTCAAAGGCTTGGGGATCAACTTGCTAATGAAGAGAATATTAGCACCAATATATTAAGTGATGAAGATTCTCTGGACCATCTTTTGATGAGCCCATCAAACGATAAGGCTTCACCAAGGAAAGACGAGATGTTGGGCTATCATTTAATGGGCCCACAAAAGGATCAACATAAGGCATCTCCAAGCAAAAAAAGGATGAGAGTTCACATGGAAGAAGCTGATGAAATATCTAAACAAGGTATCCCTTAATATCACTTGAAAAGAAATAAAACATAGCGCAATTCCTCTAAAACAAGGCCAGACAAAAAGTCAACCTGGCCCATTTAGACTCGTTTAAAAATTTGACctgtttgacccatgacccattttaACCCAAATTTTTATTTGACCCATTCCCCAAACCGTCCCAACTTGACCCGTTTTCCATGTAAATATGAAAGCATGTTTTGATTAGGTTTATTTTAAGAAATTCTTACTTTGGATGCACTAGCAAGAACTGCAACTGGAGAACGACTTAGTTCGGGTCATATGATATCTGAAAGGCATGCTAGATATACAACAAACACTGGAAACGTAAGGGAAGACACTAATGGAATTAGGAATGTTAGACCCTTGGTTAGTGGAAGCAAGCCTAAGGAAAAGCAGAGCAATTTCACCAGCACTCGTTCAAGAGATAAGGTGCCTTTTTTATATGTAATTCTATTTTGTAAAATTTTATAATACTGGGTTCCTTTAATCTACCTACAGACAGTATGTATGATATTTCACAACGCAAAATAAAAA
This window of the Rutidosis leptorrhynchoides isolate AG116_Rl617_1_P2 chromosome 7, CSIRO_AGI_Rlap_v1, whole genome shotgun sequence genome carries:
- the LOC139857288 gene encoding zinc finger CCCH domain-containing protein 40-like — protein: MAGQKVFKTRICLQYRKGLCNRHNCSFAHGDAELRRYNHNNNHNSNKPNSSSSSFNGRRDYRGADLREKIGKLRSPPRRNSFDRDSRDRLTSQGHSSPRFGKKSDWGQRKKPHFDGESDISGSLRVSNGAERQGRDRKPSLSESKDDHDEQLEQMRSEVENLEDHKHKLQMYLEESVHEADSLSSKIEELEKQLSSEKEECKRISSKIRKFVKANIRHSRIQDELKRSQAHLQRLGDQLANEENISTNILSDEDSLDHLLMSPSNDKASPRKDEMLGYHLMGPQKDQHKASPSKKRMRVHMEEADEISKQARTATGERLSSGHMISERHARYTTNTGNVREDTNGIRNVRPLVSGSKPKEKQSNFTSTRSRDKVKDTNSSRMVANMMDEAFEVAEDEKLDAKDNSPTRVEEDSTVDNTVLPPPPPPPVPGNAYLQYKEKDECVDVVHDDDDGYDDVADDDDGYDDDEMLDVDID